A genomic region of Streptomyces sp. R33 contains the following coding sequences:
- a CDS encoding ABC transporter ATP-binding protein produces MTQTVIEAEGLGLRYGRRGGWALRDCSFRLPEGRVCALVGPNGAGKSTLLMLAAGLVLPTEGTLRTAASRETLAYVGQDKALYPQLTIGETLRMGQELNPGRWDAETAQRIVDAGALDPHAKVRTLSGGQRTRVALALALGKRPDVLLLDEPMADLDPLARHQLMGTLMADAAENGTSVMMSSHILTELEGACDHLLLADGGRIRLSGPIDEVSAAHRLLTGPATASAELAAHTVVESRTTGRQLTALVRLRGPVDSGTWQTTHPSLEELLLAHLRSPDAPPFDAEGSPATAEVQI; encoded by the coding sequence ATGACGCAAACCGTGATAGAGGCGGAAGGCCTCGGCCTGCGCTACGGACGCCGGGGAGGCTGGGCGCTGCGCGACTGCTCCTTCCGGCTGCCCGAAGGCCGGGTGTGCGCCCTCGTCGGCCCCAACGGTGCCGGAAAATCGACGCTGCTGATGCTCGCGGCCGGGCTCGTGCTCCCCACTGAGGGCACCCTGCGCACGGCGGCGTCGCGCGAGACGCTGGCCTACGTGGGCCAGGACAAGGCCCTCTACCCGCAGCTCACCATCGGCGAGACCCTGCGCATGGGCCAGGAGCTCAACCCCGGCCGCTGGGACGCCGAGACGGCGCAGCGGATCGTCGACGCCGGGGCACTCGACCCGCACGCGAAGGTCCGAACGCTCTCCGGCGGCCAGCGCACCCGCGTCGCCCTGGCCCTGGCCCTCGGCAAGCGCCCCGACGTGCTCCTTCTCGACGAGCCGATGGCCGATCTCGACCCGCTCGCCCGGCACCAGCTCATGGGCACGCTGATGGCCGACGCCGCCGAGAACGGCACCTCGGTGATGATGTCCTCGCACATCCTCACCGAGCTGGAGGGCGCCTGCGACCACCTCCTCCTCGCCGACGGCGGCCGGATCCGCCTCTCTGGCCCCATCGACGAGGTCAGTGCGGCCCACCGGCTGCTCACCGGCCCCGCCACCGCCTCCGCCGAACTCGCCGCGCACACCGTCGTCGAGTCCCGTACGACGGGCCGCCAGCTCACCGCACTCGTGCGGCTGCGGGGCCCCGTCGACAGCGGGACCTGGCAGACGACGCACCCCTCCCTGGAGGAGCTCTTGCTCGCCCACCTGCGTTCCCCCGACGCCCCGCCGTTCGACGCCGAGGGCTCCCCGGCCACCGCGGAGGTGCAGATATGA
- a CDS encoding ABC transporter permease, translated as MSALTLKGPYWVTVRQHRLALWTVPALVVAGLAAVLALRAWASDPHDGVLYSNHAYSALRLFMEFAGKALVFLPLLVGAFVAGPMTARELESGTWRLALTQSFTPKAWLGAKVLVSATAVALGSAALVGVYRLGWVRVSMTYQFHWADRGAYEATGPVLVGYCLLGVALGVLVGQLVRRTLAAMAVTGLLTGLTLLALGALRWSFLPTETGTAPYPGNPVHLMPNSAFLMDTGYLTASGERLPYDACFRRAQSGGDCPADMNIVARYTDFHPASHYWPTQLIETSIVLALAAAALYAAFRLVRVRRG; from the coding sequence ATGAGCGCGCTCACCCTGAAGGGCCCGTACTGGGTCACCGTCCGCCAGCACCGGCTCGCACTGTGGACCGTGCCCGCCCTCGTGGTGGCCGGCCTCGCCGCGGTGCTCGCCCTGCGCGCGTGGGCCTCCGACCCCCACGACGGCGTTCTGTACTCGAACCACGCCTACAGCGCCCTGCGCCTGTTCATGGAGTTCGCAGGCAAGGCCTTGGTGTTCCTGCCGCTGCTGGTCGGGGCCTTCGTGGCCGGCCCGATGACCGCCCGGGAGCTGGAGAGCGGCACATGGCGGCTCGCCCTCACCCAGTCATTCACCCCGAAGGCCTGGCTCGGCGCGAAGGTCCTCGTGTCCGCGACGGCGGTGGCGCTCGGCTCGGCTGCGCTGGTCGGCGTCTACCGCCTCGGCTGGGTCCGGGTGTCCATGACCTACCAGTTCCACTGGGCCGACCGCGGAGCGTACGAGGCCACCGGCCCCGTCCTCGTCGGATACTGCCTGCTCGGCGTGGCTCTCGGAGTCCTCGTCGGCCAGCTGGTACGGCGCACCCTCGCCGCCATGGCGGTCACCGGTCTCCTCACCGGCCTGACCCTGCTGGCCCTGGGCGCCCTGCGGTGGTCGTTCCTCCCCACGGAGACCGGCACTGCCCCCTACCCCGGAAACCCCGTGCACCTGATGCCGAACTCCGCCTTCCTGATGGACACGGGATACCTCACCGCCTCGGGCGAGCGCCTGCCCTATGACGCCTGTTTCCGGCGAGCCCAGAGCGGCGGCGACTGCCCGGCGGACATGAACATCGTCGCCCGGTACACGGATTTCCACCCCGCCTCGCACTACTGGCCGACGCAGCTCATCGAGACCTCCATCGTCCTGGCCCTGGCCGCCGCCGCCCTCTACGCCGCCTTCCGGCTCGTACGGGTCCGCCGCGGCTGA
- a CDS encoding TetR/AcrR family transcriptional regulator: MSTQDRLIESTRELLWERGYVGTSPKAILERAGAGQGSMYHHFQGKPDLALAAIRRTAEELRASAQSALDGPGTPYERIRAYLERERDVLRGCPVGRLTMDPDVVANEDLRAPVDETIGWLREQLARIVEEGQEQGQFARSLDAREIAATVLATVQGGYVLARASGSPAAFDAGVRGLLSLLRPAS, translated from the coding sequence ATGAGCACTCAGGACCGACTGATCGAGTCCACCCGCGAACTGCTGTGGGAACGCGGCTATGTGGGCACCAGCCCCAAGGCGATCCTGGAGCGCGCGGGCGCGGGCCAGGGCAGCATGTACCACCACTTCCAGGGCAAACCGGACCTCGCCCTGGCCGCGATCCGCCGCACCGCCGAGGAACTGCGCGCCTCCGCGCAGAGCGCGCTGGACGGCCCCGGGACGCCGTACGAGCGGATCCGGGCCTATCTGGAGCGCGAACGCGACGTGTTGCGCGGCTGCCCTGTGGGCCGCCTGACGATGGACCCGGACGTGGTCGCGAACGAGGATCTGCGGGCCCCGGTGGACGAGACGATCGGCTGGCTGCGTGAGCAGCTCGCCCGCATTGTCGAAGAGGGTCAGGAACAGGGCCAGTTCGCCCGGTCCCTCGACGCGCGGGAGATCGCCGCGACGGTCCTCGCCACGGTGCAAGGGGGCTACGTCCTGGCCCGCGCGTCGGGCTCGCCCGCGGCCTTCGACGCAGGGGTACGCGGTCTGCTCTCCCTTCTTCGACCGGCATCCTGA
- a CDS encoding cupin domain-containing protein has protein sequence MHITTRRPDTLQGPAEHFTGTVWLDEMAAPESPSRLRMFSVHFAPGAHTAWHRHPRGQVLHVLEGEGLVQREGGDVAAIRAGDTVWIEPGERHWHGAAPGTFMTHLAVVEAAEDGSTVEWHEHVGHYPA, from the coding sequence ATGCACATCACGACAAGGCGACCCGACACCCTGCAGGGCCCTGCGGAGCACTTCACGGGCACGGTGTGGCTGGACGAGATGGCCGCCCCTGAATCACCGTCCCGGTTGCGGATGTTCAGCGTGCACTTCGCCCCCGGCGCGCACACCGCCTGGCACCGCCATCCGCGCGGCCAGGTCCTGCACGTCCTGGAGGGCGAGGGACTGGTCCAGCGCGAGGGCGGTGACGTCGCGGCGATCCGGGCGGGCGACACCGTGTGGATCGAGCCCGGCGAACGGCACTGGCACGGCGCCGCTCCCGGCACCTTCATGACGCATCTCGCCGTCGTGGAAGCGGCTGAGGACGGCTCGACCGTCGAGTGGCACGAACACGTGGGCCACTACCCCGCCTGA
- a CDS encoding DUF4865 family protein, which yields MHAMQYEMTLPADYDMTIIRDRVSRLGHALDDWDGLGFKMYLMRERGVHGSSVNQYAPFYLWNTMEGMNAFLWGGAFQRPVDDFGRPEVRQWIGLAYEEGSAAHSPAVVAVRRRQRVPDAVPLSEFMEDAVREAGRLAAQDGAVLAAAVVDSHRWELVHFSLWDHHTPKASGEVFEVLHVSAPGRLELPRGRQW from the coding sequence ATGCACGCCATGCAGTACGAGATGACCCTGCCCGCCGACTACGACATGACCATCATCCGCGACCGCGTTTCCCGCCTCGGGCACGCCCTCGACGACTGGGACGGCCTCGGCTTCAAGATGTATCTGATGCGCGAGCGCGGGGTGCACGGTTCGTCGGTCAACCAGTACGCGCCGTTCTACCTCTGGAACACCATGGAGGGGATGAACGCCTTCCTGTGGGGAGGCGCCTTCCAGCGGCCCGTCGATGACTTCGGTCGGCCCGAGGTGCGGCAGTGGATAGGCCTGGCCTACGAAGAGGGCTCCGCGGCCCACTCCCCCGCCGTCGTCGCGGTGCGCCGGCGACAGCGGGTCCCGGACGCCGTGCCGCTGTCCGAGTTCATGGAGGACGCGGTGCGCGAAGCAGGGCGACTGGCCGCGCAGGACGGCGCCGTACTCGCCGCGGCCGTCGTCGACTCGCACCGCTGGGAGCTGGTCCATTTCTCGCTCTGGGACCACCACACGCCCAAGGCCTCGGGCGAAGTCTTCGAGGTGCTGCACGTGTCGGCGCCCGGCAGGCTCGAACTGCCGCGCGGACGGCAGTGGTGA
- a CDS encoding phosphotriesterase: MVNRVRTVLGDVRPEDLGVCDAHDHLFLRSPKLPGQELDDVPAARSELAAFRAAGGASVVQWTPYGMGRRTADLPPLSRAAGVHVVCATGLHQAAHYDPECLDALRGGLADLFVSELTTGIGASGVRAGLIKVAGGFHALDAHAHWTMAAAAEAHHETGAPIAVHLEHGTGALDVLDLLCDELEVPPHRIVLGHLNRSPDGVVQRQAAEAGCYLAFDGPSLAHHATDWRMPDAVKALADAGFGHQLLLGGDTVVSGARSVDGGPGMPYLLRRVRPRLVATLGAELVNHILTRNPGRAFAVDWP; this comes from the coding sequence GTGGTGAACCGCGTCCGCACAGTCCTCGGAGACGTGCGCCCCGAAGACCTCGGCGTGTGCGACGCCCACGACCACCTCTTCCTCCGCAGCCCGAAGCTCCCGGGCCAGGAGCTGGACGACGTCCCGGCCGCACGCTCCGAACTGGCCGCGTTCCGCGCCGCGGGCGGTGCGAGCGTCGTCCAGTGGACGCCGTACGGCATGGGACGGCGGACCGCGGACCTGCCGCCGCTGTCCCGCGCGGCCGGGGTGCACGTGGTGTGCGCGACCGGGCTCCACCAAGCCGCCCACTACGACCCGGAGTGCCTCGACGCGCTGCGCGGCGGGCTCGCCGACCTCTTCGTCTCCGAACTGACCACAGGCATCGGCGCATCGGGCGTCCGCGCCGGGCTCATCAAGGTCGCGGGCGGCTTCCACGCCCTCGATGCGCACGCACACTGGACGATGGCCGCCGCGGCCGAGGCCCACCACGAGACCGGGGCGCCCATAGCCGTCCACCTGGAGCACGGCACGGGCGCACTCGACGTACTCGACCTGCTGTGTGACGAGCTGGAGGTCCCACCTCACCGGATAGTCCTCGGGCACCTCAACCGCTCCCCCGACGGCGTGGTGCAGCGCCAGGCCGCGGAGGCAGGCTGCTATCTGGCGTTCGACGGGCCCTCACTCGCCCATCACGCCACGGACTGGCGGATGCCCGACGCGGTAAAGGCGCTGGCCGACGCGGGATTCGGGCATCAGCTGCTGCTCGGCGGGGACACCGTTGTCTCCGGGGCGCGGTCGGTCGACGGCGGCCCTGGGATGCCGTACCTGCTGCGCCGGGTGCGACCCCGGCTGGTCGCTACCCTGGGTGCGGAGCTGGTGAATCACATCCTCACGCGGAACCCCGGGCGGGCCTTCGCCGTCGACTGGCCCTGA
- a CDS encoding DUF2268 domain-containing protein has protein sequence MKIIVHDTASSMLDLLQRPLEERPDALRDMLSPLHSVMSTVGVDVVQMHKMGSGFRVDREDPRYLTALRQMRDAGVWHRIEDCLAAAWERLSGAVPGAKSAETVHVVLVLGDPDDDLLTVRNAGYLGMGGIPGAIQLTMWPTETSLAKIGYVAAHELHHNVRYANVVWNPMTVTVGEQVVAEGLAEAFVRELAGEPAMGPWTTALSGPDLDDVCEKVTAGIDVAGMQNLPAYVYGDATAQHMGHQPVGLPDFAGYAAGLRIVDAHLAASGLTAAQSTVLPARDILANAGVSSSA, from the coding sequence ATGAAGATCATTGTTCATGACACGGCCTCCTCCATGCTCGATCTCCTGCAGCGCCCGCTGGAGGAGCGGCCCGACGCCCTGCGGGACATGCTCAGCCCTCTGCACAGCGTGATGTCCACGGTGGGCGTGGACGTGGTCCAGATGCACAAGATGGGCAGCGGCTTCCGGGTCGACCGCGAGGACCCGCGCTACCTGACGGCCCTGCGTCAGATGCGGGACGCGGGAGTGTGGCACCGGATCGAGGACTGCCTTGCCGCAGCATGGGAGCGGCTGAGCGGCGCGGTGCCCGGAGCCAAGAGCGCCGAGACCGTGCATGTCGTGCTGGTACTTGGCGACCCCGACGACGACCTGCTGACGGTCCGCAACGCGGGCTACCTCGGTATGGGCGGTATCCCCGGGGCGATCCAGCTGACGATGTGGCCCACCGAGACCAGCCTGGCGAAGATCGGCTACGTCGCCGCGCACGAGCTCCACCACAACGTGCGCTATGCCAACGTGGTCTGGAACCCAATGACGGTCACGGTCGGCGAACAGGTCGTGGCCGAGGGGCTGGCCGAGGCGTTTGTACGGGAACTGGCGGGCGAGCCGGCCATGGGCCCCTGGACGACGGCGCTGTCCGGCCCGGATCTGGACGATGTCTGCGAGAAGGTCACGGCCGGGATCGATGTGGCCGGGATGCAGAATCTGCCCGCGTACGTGTACGGCGACGCCACTGCACAGCACATGGGGCACCAGCCTGTCGGACTGCCTGACTTCGCCGGATATGCGGCCGGCCTTCGGATCGTGGACGCCCATCTGGCAGCCTCCGGCCTCACCGCCGCCCAGAGCACGGTGCTGCCCGCACGCGACATCCTCGCGAACGCAGGTGTATCGAGCAGCGCGTGA
- a CDS encoding TipAS antibiotic-recognition domain-containing protein, translating to MGTGAVGNSYEDECRRSLAEEQAKSLAGTNDWEHVDRERVHQDWDVLYREITAFLDGGSLPGDQQIQELVRRHFDIVSRFYTPSREAYVGMSLFYAEDEAMRAFHDSYHPGMVEFLGAAIKVFAEQGSGFAPSAGAEASA from the coding sequence ATGGGAACCGGTGCCGTGGGGAACAGTTACGAGGACGAGTGTCGCCGGTCGTTGGCCGAGGAGCAGGCGAAGAGCCTTGCCGGGACCAACGACTGGGAACATGTGGACAGGGAGCGGGTCCACCAGGACTGGGACGTCCTGTACCGGGAGATCACGGCTTTCCTGGACGGCGGCTCCCTGCCCGGAGACCAGCAGATCCAGGAGCTCGTCCGCAGGCACTTCGACATCGTCTCCCGGTTCTACACCCCCTCCAGGGAGGCTTACGTCGGCATGTCGCTCTTCTACGCCGAGGACGAGGCCATGAGGGCGTTCCACGATTCCTACCACCCCGGGATGGTGGAGTTCCTGGGCGCCGCGATCAAGGTGTTCGCCGAGCAGGGGAGCGGGTTCGCCCCCAGCGCAGGGGCCGAGGCTTCGGCATAG
- a CDS encoding MmcQ/YjbR family DNA-binding protein: protein MNPDDVASYALDLPEAGEEEPWGPQRPVYKAGGKIFATLAAANASQPDRLSVKCESALALHLYEQYPAVRPGYGYQGPRWHWITVHLDGTVPDEEIAEMISHSWQCVVDGLPRTARDRLRRLHRDRAQPDCVAAPGSCADSDPEHARVPVGRTRPSKTTKAPPASKASRAGPHSVVCSRSMP, encoded by the coding sequence GCGTCATACGCACTGGACCTGCCCGAAGCCGGTGAGGAAGAGCCATGGGGCCCGCAGCGGCCCGTCTACAAGGCCGGCGGCAAGATCTTCGCCACCCTGGCGGCGGCCAACGCCTCGCAGCCCGACCGCCTGAGCGTGAAATGCGAATCCGCCCTCGCCCTGCACCTGTACGAGCAGTACCCGGCGGTACGCCCCGGGTACGGGTACCAGGGCCCCCGGTGGCACTGGATCACCGTGCACCTCGACGGCACGGTCCCGGACGAGGAAATCGCCGAGATGATCAGCCACTCCTGGCAGTGCGTAGTCGACGGCCTGCCCCGCACCGCGCGCGACCGGTTGCGCAGGCTCCACCGCGATCGGGCTCAGCCCGATTGTGTGGCGGCGCCGGGCAGCTGTGCGGATTCCGATCCCGAACACGCCCGCGTGCCGGTTGGCAGGACCAGACCGTCGAAGACGACGAAGGCACCCCCGGCAAGCAAGGCCTCACGGGCAGGTCCGCACTCCGTGGTCTGTTCGCGGAGCATGCCGTAG